The following proteins are encoded in a genomic region of Deinococcus cellulosilyticus NBRC 106333 = KACC 11606:
- a CDS encoding alpha-galactosidase, protein MPIYEGAHGWILETANVAYAFGLNEAGHLAHRYWGKKLPRVEDYPLALVPESEISFVNPPHLTREEYPPYGGLRYSEPAFKVSSEQGTRDSVLSFVDSDLNGHILNVRFQDRLTGLQVTLHYRVHEQADLIERWVTFENTGNQTLTLERVLSAFWHLPEGETYRLTHLSGQWLDEFRIQRDTLTEGTKVLESRTLTTSHQHHPFFAADSAAQPSSETHGEVWFGLLCWSGNFKLLAERTNAHQTRIGLGINDWDFAWTLRPGEHFETPASVAGYTDQGFGAASRNLHAYVRTQLPHPDQTRKVLYNSWEATAFDVTVEGQSQLAEVAAQMGIELFVMDDGWFHGRTYDRSGLGDWWPDEVKFPDGLEPLIEKVKGLGMDFGLWVEPEMVNPDSDLYRAHPDWVYHFKSRKRNEARNQLILNLGREDVQNHLIHLLDDLLAKHEISFIKWDFNRYVSEPGWPDFAGDARELWVRHVQGLYRVWGTLRERHPEVIWQTCSGGGGRVDVGMLRMADQAWISDCTDPAARLQIQEGYSLAYPANTMEAWATDWGKDRFSLKFRFHVAMCGVLGIGGHILHWSDAEREEAAELIGQYKQIRHILHGGDQYRLRSPADHAVSAVQYVSKDQQESVVLGFRTHISRYYQPDPVVKLQGLDPEALYAAGEEVRSGTAWMQRGLEIKLGEFQSQIWRLKRLE, encoded by the coding sequence ATGCCCATTTATGAAGGTGCACACGGCTGGATTCTGGAAACCGCAAACGTCGCCTACGCTTTTGGACTCAACGAGGCAGGGCATCTGGCCCACCGCTACTGGGGAAAGAAACTGCCCAGGGTGGAGGATTACCCCCTTGCTCTGGTTCCAGAGTCCGAGATTTCTTTTGTCAATCCGCCCCACCTCACCCGCGAAGAATACCCCCCTTACGGAGGTTTGAGGTACAGTGAGCCTGCCTTCAAGGTCAGCTCGGAGCAGGGAACCAGGGATTCGGTGCTGTCTTTTGTGGACAGCGATTTGAACGGTCATATTCTGAACGTGCGCTTTCAGGACCGGCTCACCGGGCTGCAAGTGACCTTGCATTACCGTGTGCACGAACAGGCAGACCTGATCGAACGCTGGGTGACCTTTGAAAACACTGGAAACCAGACCCTGACCCTGGAACGGGTGCTTTCTGCGTTCTGGCACCTGCCTGAAGGTGAAACCTACCGCCTCACCCACCTGTCGGGCCAGTGGCTGGATGAGTTTCGCATCCAGCGGGACACCCTCACTGAAGGCACAAAAGTGCTGGAATCCCGCACCCTCACCACCAGCCACCAGCACCACCCTTTTTTTGCTGCTGATTCTGCAGCTCAGCCCTCCAGCGAGACGCATGGAGAAGTGTGGTTCGGGCTCCTGTGCTGGAGTGGAAACTTCAAACTGCTGGCAGAGAGGACCAATGCCCACCAGACCCGCATTGGACTGGGCATCAACGACTGGGACTTTGCATGGACCCTCCGGCCCGGAGAACACTTTGAGACGCCGGCCAGTGTGGCAGGTTACACCGATCAGGGTTTTGGTGCAGCAAGCAGAAACCTGCATGCCTACGTGCGGACCCAGCTTCCCCACCCGGACCAGACCCGCAAAGTGCTGTACAACTCCTGGGAAGCCACAGCCTTTGATGTGACGGTGGAGGGGCAATCCCAGCTGGCCGAAGTGGCGGCACAGATGGGCATTGAGCTTTTTGTGATGGACGACGGCTGGTTCCATGGCCGCACCTATGACCGGTCCGGTCTGGGAGACTGGTGGCCTGATGAAGTCAAATTCCCGGATGGCCTTGAGCCTCTGATCGAGAAAGTCAAAGGTCTGGGCATGGATTTCGGCCTGTGGGTCGAGCCTGAGATGGTGAACCCCGACAGCGACCTGTACCGCGCCCATCCCGACTGGGTGTACCACTTTAAGAGCAGAAAGAGAAATGAGGCCAGAAACCAGCTGATCCTCAACCTGGGCAGAGAGGATGTGCAGAACCACCTGATCCATCTGCTGGATGACCTGCTGGCGAAGCACGAGATTTCTTTCATCAAGTGGGACTTCAACCGTTATGTGTCCGAGCCTGGATGGCCTGATTTTGCAGGAGATGCCAGAGAACTCTGGGTGCGCCACGTGCAGGGCCTGTACCGGGTGTGGGGCACCCTCAGGGAAAGGCACCCTGAGGTGATCTGGCAGACCTGCTCCGGTGGCGGAGGCCGGGTGGATGTGGGCATGCTGCGCATGGCGGATCAGGCCTGGATCAGCGATTGCACCGACCCTGCAGCAAGGTTGCAGATTCAGGAGGGGTACTCGCTGGCCTACCCGGCTAACACCATGGAGGCCTGGGCCACCGACTGGGGCAAGGACCGCTTCTCCCTGAAATTTCGTTTCCATGTGGCGATGTGTGGGGTGCTTGGGATTGGAGGGCACATCCTCCACTGGTCTGACGCCGAGCGTGAAGAGGCTGCAGAGCTGATTGGGCAGTACAAACAAATCCGACACATCCTGCATGGGGGTGACCAATACCGCCTGCGGTCCCCTGCAGATCATGCTGTTTCAGCGGTGCAGTACGTGAGCAAAGACCAGCAAGAATCCGTGGTGCTTGGGTTCAGAACGCACATTTCCCGCTATTACCAGCCTGATCCGGTGGTGAAACTGCAGGGCCTGGACCCCGAAGCGCTTTATGCAGCAGGGGAG